One window of the Benincasa hispida cultivar B227 chromosome 3, ASM972705v1, whole genome shotgun sequence genome contains the following:
- the LOC120074333 gene encoding two-pore potassium channel 3-like: MEKEPLLPYVSPRGKPPPPPAQLCPLPENDEITLPMTPTEFKDRLIFGPSSSPQDASPIFDALTLSLSSSRPSASSSLQDPSTPLDLKSQSQSQQAWLVDSNYTWPKSNLHRSKTAPAMAVINDVNHSQEPKPQFGKQSIIRQAVVLLIVYLSLGVFIYWLNRDKFSAHETHPVVDALYFCIVTMCTIGYGDITPNSTATKLFSVLFVLVGFGFIDILLSGMVSYMLDLQESYLLRNVKRGLQRESGKSYIIDVKKGRMRIRMKVALALGVVILCIGVGMSVMHFVENLGWLDSFYLSVMSVTTVGYGDQAFKSMTGRIFASIWLLVSTLAVARAFLYLAEARVDKRHRMMAKWILGQDMTVSEFLAADIDNNGFVSRSEYVIYKLKEMGKVSEKDVMQISNNFDRLDTGKCGKITLADLLESHH; the protein is encoded by the exons ATGGAGAAAGAGCCTCTTCTTCCATATGTAAGCCCAAGAGGGAAACCGCCTCCTCCACCTGCTCAATTATGTCCACTCCCTGAAAATGATGAAATTACTCTGCCTATGACGCCCACGGAGTTCAAAGACCGCTTGATCTTTGGTCCTTCATCGTCCCCACAAGACGCTTCTCCTATATTCGACGCTTTGACGCTATCTCTTTCCTCTTCCAGACCCTCTGCTTCATCTTCTCTTCAGGACCCATCTACACCTTTGGACCTAAAATCACAATCGCAGTCTCAACAGGCGTGGCTTGTGGATTCCAATTACACATGGCCCAAAAGCAACCTCCATCGCTCCAAAACTGCACCTGCCATGGCGGTCATCAACGATGTCAATCATTCGCAGGAACCCAAGCCACAATTTGGCAAACAATCTATTATCCGCCAAGCTGTTGTTCTTCTAATTGTTTACTTATCATTGGGTGTGTTTATCTATTGGTTAAATCGTGATAAGTTTTCGGCTCACGAGACTCATCCTGTGGTCGATGCATTGTACTTTTGTATTGTAACGATGTGCACTATTGGGTATGGAGATATTACCCCCAATAGTACGGCGACGAAGCTGTTCTCAGTATTGTTTGTGTTGGTGGGATTTGGGTTTATTGATATATTGCTCTCTGGAATGGTCAGTTATATGCTTGATTTGCAGGAGAGTTATTTGTTAAGGAATGTAAAGAGGGGGCTGCAGCGTGAATCCGGGAAATCCTATATAATTGATGTGAAGAAGGGAAGAATGAGGATTAGAATGAAGGTGGCATTGGCCTTGGGTGTTGTGATACTTTGTATAGGAGTTGGAATGAGTGTTATGCATTTTGTTGAGAACCTGGGTTGGCTGGATTCATTTTATCTGTCAGTTATGTCTGTCACAACAGTTGGATATGGTGATCAGGCATTCAAGTCAATGACTGGTCGTATTTTTGCGTCAATCTGGTTGCTTGTATCGACCCTTGCTGTTGCTCGGGCATTTCTTTATTTAGCAGAGGCAAGAGTAGATAAGCGGCATAGGATGATGGCAAAATGGATACTTGGTCAGGATATGACTGTTTCTGAGTTTCTTGCTGCTGATATTGACAACAATGGCTTTGTGAG TAGGTCAgaatatgtgatatacaaactGAAGGAGATGGGTAAGGTATCAGAGAAAGATGTCATGCAGATATCTAATAACTTTGATAGGCTGGACACTGGCAAATGTGGGAAGATTACACTGGCTGATCTCTTGGAAAGTCATCACTGA